TTTATGACATGCGTTAATGTTTTGTTTGCTAGTCAAAATACGATGAGAACTAATAAACTCAGACGGAGTTAATACTAACTAGTGTGTACTTTGAATATATAGCATTACTCCAATAAAGGATGCTGGAGTACCCGCCTTTTGGGTCTCGTCGAGGGCAAAGAGTGCCTCCGAGCTGATGCATTATGTAATAATTTAAAATTGTGGACCGATGAAATTTTGTGTTTTAATGTGAGACAATTTTTATTTGAAATTGTGTGGCTGAAGTGTGCGGCTGTACCATTGCTGTCGCGTGACCGTTGGCCGTTTTTACATCGAGCCCTGCTCCAGTGCTCCCCCCTAACCTAATTTCGGAGTGGTATTTTTGTCCCCGTGAATTTGTTTTTTTCCTGGCCCGCCGCAGCCCAGATCCAAGCCCTGTCTAGCCCTGTATAACCCAGACCGTATACGTACAGTACCCTGGTCCGAAAAAAAAACATCACATGACCCCACGTCCACGTAAGACCTGCCGAATCCAATCATTCACGCGAGCAGCTCCATCAATCTCGCGAGCATTGACGCAGCTCCATAAGTCACGTAGTAGATCTCCACCGGCGGCTAtctcgtcgccggcgatctcgtcgGACAGCGGGCGCGACAACGTCATGAATCTCCAACGATCGCGCACAGGTACCGCATCCCGCGTCCCCCCTCTAGTCTCGCTCGCGGCAATATCGAACGAACTGCCGCCGCGCCAGTGGCAGTGGTTAACCTAGCGGAGCGGGTAACCTAGCTACCCGGCGGCACATGCGATCGTGGATCTTGTTTCGGTAGTGCTGCTCCTCGTGATCTGGGTTCACGTAGCGTCGGTTGCCGTCGGCTGTGCGCACCACCAGTATCGTTATTTGATGTGGCGGCTAACCTAGGTATCCGTCGGCAGAGGTAATCACAGATCTAGCTAGGTTTTGAGATCGTGCAGTTCCTCGCGATTGAAAGTGATCATGACGGGTGCCGTGGCCATCTTCCTTGATAAGTTTGGCAGATCTGAACGGCCTCGGTTGCGGTTGTTTACATAACATCCGTGATCGTGTGCTCTGTGTTTTATATTTCATCATTGATAATGTTTGCACATGTGATGATACATAATATTGGTTGTAGGAAATGGCGGACGAGGAGTTAACTGATATCATGGTAGACATGGAGTTTGGAGAATTGATGAAAGACTGGATAGAAGATTGGTCAGATGATGAAAATTTAGATCGTGAAGATCGGTCAGAGAATGGGAACGAATGGGACGATCTTAATGTGAGTGGCATTGtcatgttgtaattttttggtgGCATCCGACAACATTAAATCTTTGTGTCGAAAATTTATAGATCGATGAGCTTGATGATGATCAGGAAAACAACTCGGAGCTCTCGAATGAAGATTACATTAGTCAGGTACGTAAGTGAAATTTTTTGTTGGCATGCAAATTGAATTTCTTCTGGAATATTATATGATAAGTAATTATGTATTTGTGTTGCATTTTTTAGTTCATTTCCGAATGTCATAATGCGTACGACTATTACGGTGAATCCGACGCGGAGACAGGCCTTAACGACGAATCATTAGATGCACCTGATTCTGGGGAGTCCGAGTCGTCGGTTATCATGAGTGAGGTATgtgtataatcaatgttctatgaaaGTAAGTAATGTTAAACCATAGAAATCTGTTTTCATGGATGTGGTTTGATTGTGTAGGTGACACAAGATGATGGTGCAAAGAATATGCAAGATACTGCCAgtgcagatgataagagggatatgttcatgcaGATAATGGAAATGACCTTTACGTCTCACGATGCTGCTTATGATTTCTACAACAGCTATGCTAGAGATAATGGTTTCAACATTAGAAAGAATAAGGTCAGGTATAGCAAAACAGAGTCACGTCATATGCGTTATAGGCGGTTTGTTTGTTCAAGACAAGGGAAACGTGACAGCAAGTTGCTAAACGAGGAAGGACACAGCCGTAGGCTCAGAGCTGAGACACGCTGCTTTTGCGAAGCGCACCTGACCGTCAAGCTTGACCAAAAGCGTGGGGTTTGGTATGTTCAAAGTTTTGAGGACAAGCATAGCCATATGTTGGCAGGACCGGACGAGGTACCTTTTCTTTGGTCCCACAAAAAAAATTAAAGAGTACCAGAAGCATGAGATAATGTCCATGGGAGCTGCAGGGATTAGAATTCACGACATGATGGATTGCTTCATCAGCAAGCATGTATGGTACGACAGTGTTGGTTTTACCAGGCATGAAATATACAACCTTTGCGccaaggagaagaggaagctgctttCAAAAGGTGATGCTGCCACAGCCATAGGCATCATGGCCAGTAGGAAACAGAGGGATCCTAGCTTCTTTTTTGAGTACAGGGTAGATAAGGAAGGACATTTGAATAGGATGTTCTGGTGCGACTCCCAGTCTCGTCATGACTATTGAGGACTTCGGCGACGTGCTTGTATTTGACAGCACGTACAAGATGAACCGCTATGGTATGCCATTCATACATTTTGTTGGTCTTAACAATCACCGGAAGACCACTATTTTTGGTTGTGCCATAGTTTCGGACGAGACCGAGGAGACATACGTGTGGCTTCTGCAGACTTTTTTGAggtccatgtgtcaaaagatgcCTAAGAGTGTTATCACAGACGCCGATGCTGCGATGATCAAGGCAATTCGCGAAGTCTTGCCAGACGTCTGGCACCGTATATGTACGTGGCACATAGAGAAAAATATGAAGATTCACCTCAGTCACAAGTCCTTGAAGGAGTTCCGAACTCTTCTGTACAACAGCACGTCCACGGCAACGTTTGAGGAGAGATGGCACGCATTTTCCAAAAAATGGCAGTCAGAAAAAACTGTAACATGGTTGAGGCGGATGTATAAGAAGAGGAGACTGTGGGCCGCGGCATATCTAACAGAGGGGTTTTGGCTTGGCATGAAAAGCAACCAGCGGAGTGAAAGCCTGAACTCatgccttcacctccacctagaCGGTGAAACGACCCTGGTGGATATGATTTTGCACTATGAGAACGCCGTTGTGCGTATCCGTGAAAACGAGGCACGAGATGACTGCACGGCCTCACAGAGTTTACCAGTGCcagttactagctcgagggaacttgAGATAGCTGCTTCTCACGTATTCACTCCAGCAAACTTCTATATGTTGCAGGATGATCTTAGAAAAATTGACGGCATGGAGATTGTAGAAATTAAGCTGGGAGACGGATCACAGCAGTACATCGTGGCCTGGAAGAATAACCGGAAGCGCCGTTTTTGGGTGGAGTATACACCAGTAAATTCCGCAGAAACTATAAGGTGCAGCTACAGAAGAATGATTCGAAAGGGTCTACCTTGCAAGCACATATCCCATGTACTGAAGCACTTGAACatatctgaaataccaaagtgtttagttcttATTCGGTTCACGAAAGAAGCAAGGTTGGGACTGCCCGCGAGGCGCACAAGCGATCTGTTGGGATTTGGTTGGACTGGGGCCAGggaaagaatgaaatatagccagGTCAGTGTGTTAGCATCTGAAGCTATGCATGCGGGCATGCAAACACCCTGCTTTGTGGGATCAGTTACAGGAGAGTTTGAAGGCTGTGATAGCTAAGAG
The Triticum dicoccoides isolate Atlit2015 ecotype Zavitan chromosome 3A, WEW_v2.0, whole genome shotgun sequence genome window above contains:
- the LOC119271684 gene encoding uncharacterized protein LOC119271684 gives rise to the protein MADEELTDIMVDMEFGELMKDWIEDWSDDENLDREDRSENGNEWDDLNIDELDDDQENNSELSNEDYISQFISECHNAYDYYGESDAETGLNDESLDAPDSGESESSVIMSEVTQDDGAKNMQDTASADDKRDMFMQIMEMTFTSHDAAYDFYNSYARDNGFNIRKNKVRYSKTESRHMRYRRFVCSRQGKRDSKLLNEEGHSRRLRAETRCFCEAHLTVKLDQKRGVWYVQSFEDKHSHMLAGPDEDDLRKIDGMEIVEIKLGDGSQQYIVAWKNNRKRRFWVEYTPENLLKQTNDISKCAVEYVDDGEGNMIEVKDPMKVSSKGATKADESRPVSKNGRPLSFDELKTRCRKVEKEQE